The Lysobacter enzymogenes DNA segment TGCGCGGTGCGCACGCGCCCGCGCGCGATCAGCCCGGCGCCGCTGCCGCCGAGGCCGCTGTCGGCGGTGGAGAACCAGCCGCTCGGGCTGAAGCCGAGGAAGCGGCCGGGATCGGCCGGATCGGCGAGGCAGTAGGTGGCGTTGTGCAGCCGGGCGACGGCATAGCGGCGGCTGCGGTCGTAGCGGGCGGCGATCACGATGCGCCCGTCGTCGGCGAACGCGATCGGGCCCAGGTAGGCGTCGTCGTCGCCCACGTCCGGCAGTTGCGGGACGAACGACGCATCGACGGTTCCGTCCAGGGCGAAGCGCTGGATCAGCCCGTGCGGCTTGATGTCGCCGCGATTGGCCGCCGCCAGGATGCGGCCGTCGGCCTGGGCGATCAGCTCGCCGCCGACGAGCAGGTCGGGCGAGCGGAACCCCGGGTCGCGGCTGCCGTCCGCGCGCCAGCGCAGCACCGCGCCGCGGGTCGGCGCGCCGGGACCGGTCGGCCGGACGAAGTGGCTGCTGAGCAGGCTGCCGTCGTTGAGCAGCAACAGGCCGGCGGTGTCGTCGTACATGCCGTCGATGTGCGCGATCACCCGGCCGCGCTGGCCGAACTCGGGATCGGGGCTGCCGTCGGGCCGCAGCCGCAGCAACAGCAGGCCGAGCGGCGATGCGCCGCCGGCCATGAGGATGCGTCCGTCGGGCTGCAGCGCGAGATGGCCGGCGTAAACGCCGAAGCGCAGCTCAGGCAGATCGGTGATGCTCAGGCCGTCGCGGCCGAAGCCGGCGTCGGCGCGGCCGTCGGCGCCGACGCGCACGGCCAGCGCCACCGAGCGCTTGGCCGAGTCGTCGAAGCCTTCGCCGGCGACCACGATCTTGCCGTCGGCCTGCAACGCCGCCGCGTACGGACTGATGATGTAGAACGTATCGACGACGCTCTTGCCGCCGTCGCCGAAGCCGGTGTCGGCGCTGCCGTCGGCGTTGAAGCGCAGCAGCATCAGGTCGGCGTCGAGCGAGCCGACGACCACGATCTTGCCGTCGGGTTGCAGCAGCAGTTGCGCGCAACTGGAATTGCCGAAGCGCGTGGCCTGCACGATCGCCACCTGGCCGCCGTCGCCGAAGCGCGGATCGACGCGGCCGTCGCGGTCCAGGCGCAGCAGGCGGCAGCGCAGCGTGCCCCAGTCGTTGGGCACGGTGTAGTCGGCGCTCAGCGCGAGCACGCCGCCGTCGCCTTGTACGGCGATGGAGGCGAGCGCGTCGTCGTAGATCGGGAACTGCGGCTGCGCGATGCCGTCGCGGCCGAAGCTGCGGTCGGCGCTGCCGTCGGCCGGCGTGGCGGCGGTTGCGGCGAACGGAAGGGCGAGGGCGGCGGCGAGCAGCGAAGCCGCGAGGCACAAGCCAGCGCGGGCGCGGCGCGGAGGGGAGGGTCGGGGCATGTGGACGTCCTTGGATGCGGTGTGCGCGGCGATGCGCCGGCGCGCGCAGGCCCGCGTTTTCGACGGTGGGCGCTGGGGAAGGATTCGAGAGCGGGCGGATGCGGGGTCGTGCCGTTTCGACAAGCGTGGCTGCGAATGCGGCGGCTTCGAAAGCGATGGTTCTTGAGCGCGAGGGTCTTCGACCCGGCGGCTTCGACCCGGCGGCTTCGACAGCTGCCGCCGTGAAAACGCTCGCTGCGCAGGCGCGCGGACGTCGCGGCGATGCAGCCGCCGCGACGGCGCAACGGCCGGACCCGCGGGCCCCGGCCGCTGCCTTTCAAGCGCCGCGCTCAGCGTCCCGGCAGGATCTTGCAGGCCGGATCGTTCATGCGCGTATCCACCAGGCCGTACGTCGCCGGTGCGCTGCCGCGCTTGCTGACGTTGGCGAAGCCGAAGCCGCGCACGTCGCCGGTGACGGCGAACGCGTCGACCCGGTACGCCGCGGGCGCCGGGCCGCCGGCGCTGAGCGCGCGCCCGGCCGGTTGTCCCGGCGGCTGCACCGAGCGCAGCCGGCCCTGGGCGAGCAGGCCCTGGCCGCTGCCGCCGACGCCGCTGTCGATGGTGGAGAACCAGCCGCTCTCGCTGAAGCCGATCCAGCGGCCCGGGTTGACCGGGTCGGCCAGGCAGTAGGTGGTCGCCGCGACCCGCGCCAGGCCGATGCGGTTCTCGTCGCTGAGCCACGCCGCCACCACCATGCGGCCGCCGCCGGGCACGGCGAGGTCGATGAAGTAATCGTCGTTGCCGCCGAAGTCGATCGGCGCGACCGCGAACGTGGCATCGACCGAGCCGTCCGGATTCACCCGCTGCAGGCGGCCGGGCTTGGGCGCGGCGCCGGCGGTGTTGCCGACCACCAGCACGCGGCCGTCGGATTGCGGCGCCAGCCGGCCGGAGATCTCCAGGTCCGGGCGGTGGTAGGTAGTGTCGAGGCTGCCGTCGGCGTTGTGGCGCAGCAACGTCCCGCGCACGCCGCTGCCGGCGACGATGGGATGGCTGCTGAGGAACTTGCCGTCGGTCTGCAGCACCAGCCCCTGCGCGCCGGCATTGAGGCCGGTGATGCGGTCGACGGTGCTGCCGTTCTTGCCGAAGCCCGGGTCGGGGCGGCCGTCGCGCAGATAGCGCGCGATCAGGTTCCAGCGTCCGCCGCCGCCGGCGACGACGATCTTGCCGTCGGCTTGCAGCAGCACATGCTGGGCGCCGGCGCCCTGGGCCTGTTCGGGATGCGCGGTCACCACCACGCCGTTGCGGCCGAAGCCGCGGTCGGCGTTGCCGTCGCCGCGGTAGCGCGCCAGCACCACCGCATCCTGGCCGCTGTCGGCGTCGAAACGCTTGCCGGCGGCGACGATGCGGCCGTCGGCCTGCAGCGCGAGGCCGTAGAACTCGTCGAAGCCGCCGGCGTCGAGGGTCTGCACGCCGTCGCGCGAGAAGCCGCGGTCGGGCTTGCCGTCGGCGAGAAAGCGCAGCAGCAGCGCATCGCCCTTGTTGCCGCCGGCGACGAGGATGCGGCCGTCGGCCTGCACCGCCAGCGCGCGGCATGCGGCGGGCTGCGAGTTGGAGCGCAGCTTGATCCGCACCTGCCCGCCGTCGCCGAAGCCGGCGTCGAGCTTGCCGTCGGCGCCGAAGCGCAGCAGCCGGCAGTGCAGGTAATCGCGATGCAGCGGCGCGTCGCCGCCGCCTTCGCCGATGGTGAGGATCTTGCCGTCGGCCTGGATGGCGACGGCGCGGACGAAGTCGTCGTTCACCGGGAAGTCGGTGACGACCAGGCCGCGGCGGCCGAAGGCGGGGTCGAGCGCGCCGTCGGGCAGCTTGGCCTGGGCCGAGGCGGCGGCGAGCGTGGCGCCGATCGCCAGCGCGAGCGGCAAGCCGCGTTGCAACACAGAACGGTTCATGGGGGCTCCTGCTGCGAAGAAAGGTGGCAGCGGCGGCAGCCCCCTGCATCCGCGCCGCGCGGCGAGACTCGGCCATCGGCAAGCGCCCCGCCTTGGCGCGAGCGCACAAAACAGCACATTCGACGTGCGCGATGGCGCAAAGCGGCAACGAGGTCGCGGATCGGGCGTGCGCGGCGAAGCGCACCGGGCGTGCGCTGGGGGCAGGGGCGGCGGCGTGGCGACGAGGGCGCTGCGCGCGCAGGAACGCAGCGGGGCGCGGGCGGCGAGGGCAGGGCGTGGGAAGGGTGTGGGAAGGGTGTGGGAAGGGAGCGGGGCGCCATTCGCGCGCGGCCGGATCGGGCGGCGCCGCAAACGCGAACGGCCCCGCGTGGAGGCGGGGCCGTCTGCAGACGTGTCCGGGACGCGGCGCGGCCGTTGGATCGTGGGCCGGGCGGTTGGACTGTTTTCGGGGTTACGTGGTGCCGGAAACAGGAATCGAACCTGCGACCTACGCATTACGAATGCGCCGCTCTACCAACTGAGCTATTCCGGCGAAGGACGGCAATTCTAGGCGCCGGGGGCGGGGCGGTCAATTCGGACGCGGTCGCGCCGCGGTGGCTCGGGCGGGTGCGGCGCCCGGCGCCCGGGCGGTCCGGGCGCGCCCGCGAGGGCCGGCGCGAGGGCGCGCGGGCGCGGCCCGGCGGCGGCCGTCCCGCCTCAGGCGATGTAGCTCTTGACCTCGTCGCGGGTGAGTTTGAGGAAGCGCGCGATCGCGTCGAGATGTTCGTTGCTCTGGCTCAGCCGCGACTCTTTCGGCGCCACGATCACCGGTTCGAACTCGGTGAGCTTCTTGCTGTTCTGCACGACGTGATAGCCCCACACCATGCCGTGATCGAACACTTTGCCGGTGGCCGTATCGACCACGTAGTTGGCGAACTTGGTATCGGTGTTGCTGGTCAAGCGGCCGTGATCGAAGCGCTTGCTGCACTCGCGCGGGGTGTCGATCAGCCAGCATTCGGTCGGCGACACGTGACGGGCCGGCTGGCCCGCGTAGAACTGCGAGTGCTCCGCGATGGTCTCGCCCGGTTCGCCGTACATGCAGTTTCGCATCGGCGTCTGGTCGGGCGTGGGGTCGCGCTTGTCGACGTTCCATCGGCCCACTAGATTGTTCTCGTTCGCGGACGTCTGCGGGAAGATCAGCTGCATCAGGCCGATCGGGTGGGTCTGCGGCGCGGCGCGGGCGAAGCGGAGCTTGAAGTCGGCGCCGTATTGAAGCAACGCTTCCGGGTCGATCACATCTTCCGGCACGGCGAGATAGGGGTGCAGCTGCAGGTGGAACTTGCCGGTGTCGAAGTTCTGCTCGGGCCAGTAGTTGCTCATGGCGGCTTCCTCGTGTCGCGGGTGGGGGCGCTCTCGCGCCGGCGCCGTCGCTGCGGACGGAGCGCCCGCGCGGCGTCGGCCGAGGTCGCCCTTACCAACGCGGCGCGCGGCTGGTCGTGAACCCGCGCGCGGCGGGCGCGGGCGTCCGGCCGCGGCTGCGGGTACAAGAAAAAGGCCCGCATTCGCGGGCCTTGTAGCAGGTGCGGCGCCGCGCGCGGCGGCGGGCGCGGTCAAAGCCCGCAGGGCGAAGGCAGCGGCGGGTTCTGTTCCTTGACGTTGTCGAGGTGGGCGACCTGCTTGCCGCGCAGTTCGGCGACCTGCTTTTCCACGTCGGCGGTCGACAGCGCCGCGCCTTCGCGGAAGAACACCCAATCGATGTCCTCCTGGTATTCGCGCATCTCGGGCGAGTCCACCGGGCCCAACGAGCCGTCGGCGCCCTTGGGCATGAACCACAGGTTGAAGTTGATCGACATGAAGTCTTCCGGGTACACCGCGCTGCTGTGTTCGGAGAACAGCTTGCCGTCGACGTAGTACTTGAGCTGCTTGTCGGCGACGGTCAGCACCAGGGTGCGCCAGCCGGCGTAGCTGCCTTCGTGGCGGGTGAACTCGTTGACCTTGGTCCACGGTTCGAGCTGGAAGGTGTCCCAGCTGGTGGTCCACATCGCCGGCTTGCTGTTCTCGCCCCAGCCGCCGTTGGGCAGGTATTCGAAGTCGGTCTCGCTGTAGTTCTTGTCCATCGGCGCCTTGAGCGGGCTGATGGCGTAGAAGGTCTGGATGACTTCGTCGCCGTCCGGGCCGTAGCTGGGCGCGTCGCGGAAGAAGATGCGCGCGGCGTAGGTGCCTTCGCGGTATTTGCGCGCGTGGCAGAACTGGGTCTGGCGGGTCTTGTCGGCCTTGCCGTTGGTGACCGAGCTCATCCGCACCGCGCCGCCGTGGGTGTCGGCGATGTCGGCGTGGAAGGACAGGCCTTCGGCCGACCAGGTCGCGCCCTTGATGCCGGGGTGGCCGGTCTCGGTGCGCGCTTTCCAGCCGTTGCCCTGGAACGCGGCGAGGTCGGGGTAGTTGAAGTCGTCGAAGAACACCGCGGCATCGGTCGCGGCCGGCGCGACCGGCGCGGCGGCCGCGGGTTCGGCCGGCTTGGGCGCCTGCGCGGCGGCGGGGTCGGCTTGCTGACTGCAACCGACGATCAAGATCGACGCGGCGAGAATGCCGGCGCCCAAGCAACGATGCTGCCCCATGGGTTGGTCCCTTTGTGGTCGAGTGTCTGGTGGTCGCGCGCTGGCGATGGATCGCAGCGGGCAAACTTCGCGCACCGATGACAACGTTGTCAAACGGGCCCGGCGGCGGCGCCGGACAGAACTACCCAAAAACACAACTCGGCCCTGGACGCCGGCCTCGCGTGCCGGCCGGGAGCGGGCGGGTGGGCTCGCCGGCCGCCACCGGCCGCAGCCGCTGTGGGAGGGCCTTCAGGCCCGACGCCCTTGTTCCAGTTCGCGACGAAGACCCCTGGCATCGAGCCCGAAGCCCCTCGCGGCGGATCGCCGGCCGGAAGCGCCGGCGTCAACGCGCCGGCGCGGGAATCGGCTCGTAACCGGGCAGGTAGTAACCGCGCGCGCCGGACTCGCCGCTGAGCTCGCCGCCGTTGCAGCGGTAGCTGTTCTCGTCGTAGGAAAACGTGGTCACGATCGACTCGCGCGCTTCGTCGCGGCGGCGGAACTGCGCGCCGACCTGGACGCGATACGCGGCCTGGCCCTCGCCGGACTCGGTCACACCGTCGCTGATCACCAGCGTCTGCCGGGTGACGCCGGGTTCGGTCTCGCGCGGCTGCGGCTCGGCGCGGGCGCGGTCGTCGCGCGCGGTCTGTTCGAGGAAGGCCTTGCACGCGGCGTAATCGGCGAAGCTGCGCGGCGGGATCGGGAAGCCGGGCATGTGGCCGCTGGCGAACGCGCCGGGCGCGACGGCGAGGGCGCACAGCGCGAGCGGCAGGGCGATCGTCGGTGCGAACCGGCGGCGAGCGCATCCGCAGCCGGTCGGCGTGGCGGTGTCTTCCATGAGCATGGGATCCCGGTGCGGCGCGTGCGGAAGGACGCGGCGATTCGCGCAGTATCGCAGCATCCTGTGCATGCCACAGCAAACGGCGGCGGGCGCCGCCGTGACCGCCCGCGCGCCGGATCGCGGCGCGCGGGCGGGGCGCTCAGGGCGTGCTCGGTTCCAACAACACCGTGGTCTGCAGACCGGGCCAGCCGACCGCGGTGGCTTCCAACACGTAGTCGCCGGTCGCCGCCAGCGGCGGCAGCTCCCAGCTGCCGTCCGCCGCGGCGGAGATGGCGCTGAAGTCGGGCAGCCGCTCGCCGGGCCGGCGCAGGCCGTAGTAGGCCTTGTAGCCGGCGGGCAGGGTGGCTTGTCCCGACACCTTCAGCCGCAGGCGTTGCCCGGCGGTGCCGTGGAAACTCAGCAAGGCGTTCTGGCCGCTGCGCAGGTTCAGCGGTTGCGCCACGCCCAACTGCAAGGCGGCCTGGTAGGTGGTGCTGACGATCGCGCGCACCCGGAACTGCGTCGGCGGGACCAGGTAGTCCTGGTACACGCTGATTTCGTAACGACCGGCGTCGGTGGTCTGCAGGCCGTAGGCGCAGCCGGGCGCATCGTCGTCGCCGAAGTTGCAGCGCAGGCCGTTG contains these protein-coding regions:
- a CDS encoding delta-60 repeat domain-containing protein — its product is MPRPSPPRRARAGLCLAASLLAAALALPFAATAATPADGSADRSFGRDGIAQPQFPIYDDALASIAVQGDGGVLALSADYTVPNDWGTLRCRLLRLDRDGRVDPRFGDGGQVAIVQATRFGNSSCAQLLLQPDGKIVVVGSLDADLMLLRFNADGSADTGFGDGGKSVVDTFYIISPYAAALQADGKIVVAGEGFDDSAKRSVALAVRVGADGRADAGFGRDGLSITDLPELRFGVYAGHLALQPDGRILMAGGASPLGLLLLRLRPDGSPDPEFGQRGRVIAHIDGMYDDTAGLLLLNDGSLLSSHFVRPTGPGAPTRGAVLRWRADGSRDPGFRSPDLLVGGELIAQADGRILAAANRGDIKPHGLIQRFALDGTVDASFVPQLPDVGDDDAYLGPIAFADDGRIVIAARYDRSRRYAVARLHNATYCLADPADPGRFLGFSPSGWFSTADSGLGGSGAGLIARGRVRTAHLPGQPLAYALSAGGPAPAAYRVDAFAVADGAHGFGFANIALRRAATPGRYALVDARANDSACRPRSGR
- a CDS encoding glycoside hydrolase family 16 protein; protein product: MGQHRCLGAGILAASILIVGCSQQADPAAAQAPKPAEPAAAAPVAPAATDAAVFFDDFNYPDLAAFQGNGWKARTETGHPGIKGATWSAEGLSFHADIADTHGGAVRMSSVTNGKADKTRQTQFCHARKYREGTYAARIFFRDAPSYGPDGDEVIQTFYAISPLKAPMDKNYSETDFEYLPNGGWGENSKPAMWTTSWDTFQLEPWTKVNEFTRHEGSYAGWRTLVLTVADKQLKYYVDGKLFSEHSSAVYPEDFMSINFNLWFMPKGADGSLGPVDSPEMREYQEDIDWVFFREGAALSTADVEKQVAELRGKQVAHLDNVKEQNPPLPSPCGL
- a CDS encoding DUF6053 domain-containing protein, whose amino-acid sequence is MPGVFVANWNKGVGPEGPPTAAAAGGGRRAHPPAPGRHARPASRAELCFWVVLSGAAAGPV
- a CDS encoding DUF6053 domain-containing protein; this translates as MGGPSGPTPLFQFATKTPGIEPEAPRGGSPAGSAGVNAPARESARNRAGSNRARRTRR